From the Ostrinia nubilalis chromosome 16, ilOstNubi1.1, whole genome shotgun sequence genome, one window contains:
- the LOC135079575 gene encoding uncharacterized protein LOC135079575, translating into MKMLRWAAGVTRLDKVRNEHIRGSYKVAPITDKIKESRMRWYGHVMRGDEDHVVKKALALPDSKRGRRGRPLATWRSTISKDLKQSQLNEETTQDRAIWRMRTRRADTK; encoded by the coding sequence ATGAAGATGCTGAGGTGGGCGGCCGGCGTAACCAGACTCGATAAAGTGCGCAACGAACACATCAGAGGAAGCTACAAGGTCGCCCCCATCACTGACAAGATCAAAGAATCCCGCATGAGATGGTACGGACACGTCATGAGAGGAGATGAAGATCATGTCGTCAAGAAAGCTCTTGCACTACCAGACAGCAAGAGAGGCAGAAGAGGACGACCGCTTGCTACATGGAGGTCCACTATATCAAAGGATTTGAAACAGTCCCAGTTGAACGAAGAGACAACCCAGGATCGAGCGATCTGGCGCATGAGAACGAGGAGGGCCGACACCAAATAA